Below is a genomic region from Henckelia pumila isolate YLH828 chromosome 3, ASM3356847v2, whole genome shotgun sequence.
TGGAGAGAGTTTTGGTGGAAGGATGAATAAAAAATTTCTTCAGTTTTTTTATTgggtttttaatttaaaagacccgaaaaaaactatttttgtcTAATCCGCCTAGGCTGACCGACTAGCACTTTTCGATTTTTAGAACATTGATAAATAGCACAAAATGATTAGATTTTCATCTGAAAAACCGAGAGCAACGAACTTAGTAGTTTcgtgaattttaaaattttaaatcctATTAAAACTAACAGAAATCGAATAAAAAAAAACCGAAGAAAATGGAGATTTTGATGTGGTGTTGTGTAAATAGTATATTTagttttctttttttccttttgAGAACGAAGAAGTTTTTGGAGAATGCGATTTTTAGTTGTGGAGCAATGACGGATTTTTTAACTAGtgtattattttcaaaaaatatatttttgagtttttttttccacaaaattttaACTTGGTAACTCTCCAACGATCGAGCTCGTACGCTAGGCTTCACCCGATCCTCTAATTGATCTTGAATGAGCTCCGACAAGCATATTTTAGGCTCCAGATGATTCTTTGTAAAGTAAATTCCAAATTAATCCACGCTGATTTCGAAAAATTAAATACACTAGTGTTATATATGATCTATTCACgatatacattttatttatcgAGAGATTTTATATTATAGCGGGAGAAACACTCCCAGTATATTTGTATGAGATGTTCGTTCGCGAACATTTTACTTAAAAACACATAATGGTATTGATGCGTCTCATATATTTGTTCTCAAGTGAGATGTTCGTCTGAATATCTCGTACAACTTGAGAATCTTTCTTTAAAATGTAGCGTAAAATCATTCATATTTATCTTACGAATTTAGATATTCCATTTAGGTAGAACATTTACATTTTTGGGATATACTGATTAGACAAAGATCCATTGGGAAACTAATTTCATTACAAAACAAATTCTTAAGCAACACCAAACAACAACCAATTTTGTTAGTTCAACTTGTACATCAGACTTGGGTAATTATTGTCTTATCAGGCTGGTTTGGCAGGCTTAATGAATAGGACATCAAAACCAACGTTGTTTAACTTTTCATggatatttaatattttgggcATATCTGATATCTATCCAGATTCACCCGCCAAAGTATTCTTACTTTTTGCTAAAGTCCTTCTTTTGGGGAATTTTTCCATTTAATATTTTGCCAATTCTTCTTCAAATAAGTAAAATTTATGATACCCTTTTTGTCTAATCGAATCGATGATAaatatttcagatttttcaatttatatttcttgtTTGTTCTATCCTGTAAACTATTAAAAAGAGTGAAACATTACTTATAATGTATCGACTAAGGTTAGTATCATGTAAGAGGTCTCGAGACGGTTTGACACGGTCAATATTTGTTATGAAAATTAGTattacttttgacataaaaaataatacatttttATGAGTCGGGTCAAGTTAAAAGTCTCATAAGAGTTtttataatcaaataaataaacgcttcaaataaattaaactcgtGGTTTGGTTATAAGACAGCAATTGGTTAAAACTCATCTATATAAATTCTTTGCTATGTAGtttaataatgaaaaatataGATTAATTTCATATATTGTGGGACACGGAGTATTTCTATTTTCTACCAGATACTATTGTAGCCCAGTAAGGTCTGTTTTATTATGCTGGCCCAATGGACTTTTCTGGGAACCGACCCGCCAAAATTGACCCGCCCATAAACCAGACGCTTCGCGGTAAAATTCCACGCATTTCTTCAAACAAGAATGAAGTTGCGTGACGAAATCAAACAGCAAAAAATCTCCGGTTAATGTATTTTCTCTTTTATGGCGTACGCATGTAATCCAAGTGTTCGAAATTCTATATTCGATGAGCCATTGCTAATGTTCAAGGTATTTTCATGTTAGTTTTAATTTTGTGTGTGTTTACTGCGAGGTGAATTGAACGTTTTGATTCCGGCAATTAAACAAGTATTCCATTTTATCAATTTCTTCGGTTGGTTTCTGCTACTGCTTTTTACTATTTGTTTTTTTGAAACTGCTGTTTTTAATTCTCGAGATCTTCACTTTTCGATATAGCGCTGTGATGGAACCGTTTTTTTATGTTCCGGCGTGAATATTGCTCGCTGCAAAATGGTCAATTGTAAATATTACAATGGCAATTGAATTGTTTTCTTCATTAAGTTTTACGAATTCCCTTTGCAATCTGAATCACAATGCAGCCAGAACTTGTGAAGCATTTAACATGCTTTTTCTCTAATTGGACTAAGTAATTGTTTGAAACGGAATCAATATGCTCGATAGTTCAGCAACGTGAACGCTTGTGAATACATTAATAACTGTTGGTTTCAGTTATGTTTTTACCATGAATGTTGGGCTATTTAGAAGGTTTCTTATATTATGTGAAAAGCATGACTaacttttatttataaaaattgtgAATTTTTAAGTCGGATATTTGTGCATGCCATGCACGAATCTCATGAGTCATGGTGTTACAATCTTGAAATGTGCTAGAACTTTTGTTATCTGAATGATTATCCCCTGTTGCCTAATGAACAAGCCAAAACTCGGGCCATCTTTGAACCTATTTCATGATAAATCTTGAGAAGTAGCCTCTAACGAACTTTGCCTCTCAGCCCCAGCTGAAACCATTTAAATCCAACTGCTTGTGACTTGAAGCAACAATATTTTCATCACTTGAGTTCAGGTCCAATTTTGTCGAGAGGACGGGCCTCTCCAGCTGCTTCGATGTCTTCTTCTCTACTTTGAATCCATCAGTATTCTGGTTAAAATATCTAGCATTGGCATCTGCTTCTTTCAACATTTCCAATGAAAATTTGCCAGCACTGTTCCATTTACCTTCTTGAAGCCCAATTCTCATTGATAAATTATCTGGGTTGGTTTCTCTATCAACTGTTACATCCAAGTTGTCGTTCTCCACGGAAAGATAATTTCTGCTCTCTTTTGGATCTTCATGCCATCTAAGTTTAGTTTTCGGAAGCCTTGATTTGCTGTCGTTCTCCCTTGGGTCTGTAGGTGCTCTAAAATTTATAGGTTTTAAGCCCTCTAGACTGCTGTATTGTTCTTGGTCCCTTGTAGAACCCACGCATGCGGATAGTTTGTCGTTCACTGAATTTGTTGGCTGAGCTGTTTGTGTTTGCTGCAGGCACATATTTGCAAGTTCTTTTATTCCTGAAAAATTAGAATTCAGGCACTGGGTGGATGACACCAAACCAGATAACTGAACCTTGGCAACATCTAGACCAACTACTCCTTCCATGCGCTGTCTTCCGAGTGTTTCCTGAGCCTTCTCTAGCACTTCCTGCAAATATTTACCCTGAGCCTCTATACGGAGCTGTAAATGGCGTTGTACCTATGGAAATAGAGGAAACCTTGTTATAACTGGAGCATAATGCTTTTCCTATCTTTTGAATGATTTGCAAGCTGCAACCATTTGCATATCCAAATTTTTTCGTTGAAACTTAGAAGAAATTCTGATAAATTTTATTGGAATATTTGCAGTACAGAAGATAATAAAGTCATTATCTTAAACATGTTAGTGAGGATATTTTCTTTGTGGAAACGGGCATACCGTGATGcatctcttcacaaaagttgaTAGCCTTTCAGGTGGTTTTTTGTGGTAAAAGAATACATGTTGTCCATGGGTAGAGAGTTTGGGTAGCATTCACACTTATTTTTTTAGCAGAATAATTTAGATCTGTGTATCACTAAATAAATGAAAGTTTCTGGTATCATTTACCTCCAGCTGATCGTTTAGCCTTCGTTGCACTTCGATTTGCATTTGTATCGCTTCGCCTAGATGAATATTACTGAACATATGATGCCACAGTCACAACAGAGTAACAGTGCTAGTTTGATATTTATAGAATGGCAATTAAACATGAGATAAGGTTTTTCAGTAGCTACTTTGTTGTTTGGGTTGCCATGTTACGGTCGGTCATCTGCATTATATTTGCCTCTGTCATTATTTGTCCAGTTGCTGCAATCAGTCACCCGAATaagagatatatatataattccgtGTGATATATGTATGGTGTAAAGCAATATTCCTGGATATTATTTGACATGTTACCTGCTTTATTACTCCCATCATTGACTTGTCCATGAAGGTTTTTACCAAGTCTGTATTTCTGCTATAtagaaaaatcataaatttcacAGATCTATGCACCATATTTACAAGTTAGGGAAACATGCAACAAAAACGAGGACTCGCTTGAGTCTTTGTAGTTGAGAATTTCGTTCAAATATCATGCATCTCTTATTGAATAAAGCAGCTGTTTCTTAGATGGGTTAAATCTTAAGTTTCCACACAATTTAGTGTGGTGTAATTTATCGTTTAATTGACTGGACTATTTTCCGTTCTGTATGTTAGCaagatattaaaaattttacctGAAGATGACTCTTCAAGTGGTATAAGGTTAAGCCTTGAATTCCCATGACCTTCAAGACTGATTTTGGAGTAGCTTCTGCAAGAGAGGGAAGCGTATCAGTTTTCTGGATGCAGAAGCATATAGTTTGGTACTACAGAGCTTGCAACATCGTTTATGTTTACTTTCTGCTCCACCCAATTGATTTACTGCTTTTATGAATCGCTCATGGAGGTCAGGTGTCCACTTAAGTCTTGGCTTAGCATCAGTGGAGAGTACAAGTCCGGAATCTTCAGTAACTTTTGCACCTTGAAATGACAAGGGCCTTTCAGGAGGAATGGACATCCTGGATGATGGATGAATGATGTTTCCCTGGTGGTAGGGATGATGATACATATTGCTGGCTTCAATATAGTAATTTGCAATTATTAGCTTCACGTAAAGGCAGGAAAGCAATCTGTACAAGGAAATGTCTACCTGAAAAGGATTGAGTCTGCCTGTCCTTATGCACTTGCACCTGCTCTATTACTTTCCTTGTATGTCACTTGCTTGCTTCAACATTTTTTTCACTTTCTAAGGTTGAGTTTAGCTGCCTTTTAAGTGGAGAGATGGAGCATGGTGTAAAATACAAGTGAGGCATAGAATCTAGGACATGACCAACAGAACATCAGGTCCAATCATAAAACTGTAACTTTAAAAAGATATGTTGGCCTTCCATCTTCACACATCTGTGGGTCCTCACTTGTAACATTCCTTTCCATTTTCAGATAGCGGCACTACCAATATACAATTCCTCTTCATTATGACTTACAATAGGTACAAGAATAGATCCACACACAGTCTTTCTTTACAGAGCACGCACAGTTATTATCTGGCAGAATTTAAGAACCTCATTCGCAGAATGAAATCTGAAAAATTTTCTCCTCTGATGTGGATTGAAGAACTATGTATATTGTGTTCAATCCTTCAAAGTCCTGTTGTTTTGGAAAAGGTGATTCTGCTGACTGGAGGGTGAGGCATCTATTTAACATAGGATACATACACATCAAAGGGTAAACAGCTGGTGAAATTTGGTTGCTTGTGATTGCTTGAAGACCACATTGAGTAACAAATGAAATTTTTATCTCCACAACCTAtcctttttgaatattttatttatgggCAGTGTAGAATTGAGGCTGCAACGATTTGGATGCATCTTGAACTTGGTTATTGGCTAGAAGTAAGAAACTATTCAGCTATCTGGAGTGCATAGACTTCAAATTTCAACACCATGTCATCTTACTACAAGTTCTTGATCCACTCACTCCTACCCTTACTCAAATTGATTAATATTTGAATACAAGTAACAGATTATTTTTGCTAAAGGAATTTATTGCCGAGAAGAAGATTTCTTCTATGTGCTGCATGCATTTCCTTCTGTGCTGTCTCATTATGATGAATATTATGTGAATACTTGtgctttttttcatttttgttgtAATGGTCACTGACTTTGGTCTTGCCACTTAATATCATTGTCATTCTAAACTATTAGGAGAAGTGCTTGCATCGAATTTAATATGAATCGATGCAAACTTATTTAACCTTTTTGTGGCAAAGGATTTCTTGTTACGTGAGTGTATTCATAACATGTTGAAATATGTAATCTATGTAGGAGCAAAACTTATGGCATACATAAAAGTTCTTTGTGCTCTTGTCCAGTGGCTTTTATTATTTGGTGTGAATATTAGGAAATGAGAGtaggacctaactcacctcaaaagctagctcaagaggtgagaGTTGCCCTTGTTTATATTAAGGGCTCCCAGGAACTATATCCTATCGATGTGGGACAATATTTCAACACACCTCCAGGAATGAACATCTGGATTATCTGGAGCGTGGAGATATTAACGGGTGACCTAACTATAGGCAGCCCAATTATGGGCGGTCCAACAGACACAGAGGGTCtgggctttgataccatgttaGAAATTGGCTttgacctaactcacctcaaaagctagctcaagagagGAGGTTTGCCCTTGTTTATATAAAGGGCTCCCAGGTTATTCAGTGAACCGATGTGGAACACAAACTAAAACACCAACACACCCCTCTCACGCCCAGGAATAAAACGACTGGAATGTAGGGGTTGTCCAACACATAACTGTGGAACccgggctctgataccatgttaggAAATGAGACtaggacctaactcacctcaaaatctagctcaagaggtgagagttgcccttgtctatattaagggctCCCAGGAACTCTATCCTATCGATGTGGGACAATATTTAAACAGTGACCCGTATCCACGTCATTCTAACCTTCGTATTTAAAATAGGCTTCTGAATGCATTCTATCCGCATTCCTCCAAAAGATAATACAAATTATTTTGTTCCTTGCTCTAAGACTGCATTAAATATAGCTTGAAAGGATTAATAAAATCTGAAATTATTGCCTCAGTGATCAACTCAGTATTCTTCACTTTTGAAAGTTCTGCtccatcaaaatggagatataTAGTTCAGTGACATTTTTAACATGGAGAACACATTCAGAAGTCAGTCAGTTGTGctgatatatattttgataaacGCATATGTTGATTAAGCATGTGTTAGGAAGATAAAACATTATCAGCAAAAAGAGAAAAGAGGCCAGTTTCTATGAATAAAACAGTAAGTTGGTCACTGGGCCACTTATGGCTTAATATGTGTGTCCGTTAACTGTAAAGTTTGGTTAAGAAGTTCAAGACTTCACATCTTCATGATTAAATCTTCATTTCATATGATTCAAAGCAAATGATATTTCTATCTTTTCAATTATGCCTGTGTGTCACTTGGTCCGCAGCCTGGCTGGAGTAGGATAGTAAAGATGGAATATCATGTAGTTCTTTCTCTATAAGCTACATAAGACGGAGAGGGTTTTAAACAGCTGCTACTGCATTTATAGTTATGTAAGAAGTGTCTTATATTTATACCATTTATTGGCGCCGTTTCCACAAAACGATCATTGAAGTGATTAATGTACGTGGGAAGTACAAACAGTTGCTTTTCCTTGATGTTGCAACACAACCAGAACTGCTGTCCTCTGAGATTGTAAGGTATGACAGGCACAATTGGCTTTTACCATGACATTCTAAAGTTGTTCTGCTTTGTTTTTACAGTTACATTCTAAAACTGCTCCTGCCTATATCTAACATGGATGCATAATACTCTTCACTTTAGACGAGAGAAATTGGATTATTATTCTTTCTTGTACTTGAAACTTTTCTTATATTGGAACCTTGGCGTTCGATTTCATATTTCGTGAGGAATGAACTTACATTTAATCGACGAATATATTATCAGATGGACTCGTGTAGACCTATAGACCACACAAAATTTTTAACTGAATCATATAAAGATAGAAATGACCACGGAATACTATTCGCGCATGATTTGCAAGGAAAGTTTGATTCTAGGGAATGGAACTTAAGAATATTAGCTCAAAATAAAACTGAGGGGGGGCGTATTCTCAAGTTAAGAATTTTGCTTATTCTTCTCTACCAGGGCCACCAAACATGGGTTCCCACTTTCCCCTTCCATTCTTTATTATTTGCGTAACATAGTTTTATACTGCATCTCATTAGGCATATCAATTATTCGTCCAAATTAGTGCTGTTCTTTTTCAAGATTTTTGCTATTTTTCACTTTGTACTTTTTATTCTCTGTATTCCTTTTTATGAATCATAGACTGCCATTTAGCCAGATTTCATTGGTCTTGGTAAAGTGTAAGCAAGTTGGGAGGGCGGCTTTGGCCTTTGAGTCTGGTGTGTTGTGTTCTAAAAGAACGAGCACATTTAGGAACGTGATCCTAGTTTTGTACTTTGTTTATGAAATAGTGACTTGGGGAGCATGAAATTCATGTATGTATTGATATTACATTCTTAATCCACTAGTTTAcacgtttttttttataaaaaaaattaatcattttTCACTGAAGTGTCAACATGAAatcaaaaaatctaaaaattgttGACATAGTGCTAGTCTGCTAGATATCGTTTATGTGTCGGATTCCGCGTCAGCATTCTGATaaaaataaaacccaacaaaaaaaaatgcaagtcgGTGAACTTTTTACTACTTACGGCTTACCGGTGATAACCGAAAATGAAAAACCCAATGACCCTGGTGGACTACTGAGAGCTAGAAGTGAAACGAATTTCCTCCTCCAATCAAATATCTAAGGCCTCGATTTGGGCCATATCTTCGACCGAACTGAATTTTGCTGTATACTCTCCTATGTGATATGATATTAGTAAGGACAAATTTCTTGTTTCAACTCTTGTGCTAAGCATAGTTGACGAATATCTACGGTATCTTTTACAATGCCGACATAATCATAGTCTGCCATTTGACTAAATCGAATTAATATTGTGGGAGTCGTATTCAGGTCCATCCCACAAACTTATGCTCGATAGGATTTGGAACCTGTCTATATTGATAACTAATCTCGTAATTAATTATCGATGATAAATCACGGTCTCTCTCTCTCTAATTTTCATGGGTTTTGTTTATCGATGCATTTAGAGTTTAGATCATGAACAATCATTGCAACTACAATCACTAAAATATTGTAATTATTCAAATAATGTGCATCACTTATTAAAATATTACTCGAATACACAAATGAAAACAAATAGATAAAATTGAGATTGGGTACCCCATCTATGAAAATCAATGGCCAAGTTGCTGCTTGTATGCACAAAACTGTAAAGTATTCAAATACATATACTCGTCGACAAAATTCACGTGCTCAAGCTCAACCATTACAATCAGCAAAATTGATGGTTTCTACTTTctatgtattttaaaaaatgtaatTTCAAA
It encodes:
- the LOC140886549 gene encoding myb-related protein 2-like isoform X3, with the protein product MSIPPERPLSFQGAKVTEDSGLVLSTDAKPRLKWTPDLHERFIKAVNQLGGAEKATPKSVLKVMGIQGLTLYHLKSHLQQKYRLGKNLHGQVNDGSNKAATGQIMTEANIMQMTDRNMATQTTNNIHLGEAIQMQIEVQRRLNDQLEVQRHLQLRIEAQGKYLQEVLEKAQETLGRQRMEGVVGLDVAKVQLSGLVSSTQCLNSNFSGIKELANMCLQQTQTAQPTNSVNDKLSACVGSTRDQEQYSSLEGLKPINFRAPTDPRENDSKSRLPKTKLRWHEDPKESRNYLSVENDNLDVTVDRETNPDNLSMRIGLQEGKWNSAGKFSLEMLKEADANARYFNQNTDGFKVEKKTSKQLERPVLSTKLDLNSSDENIVASSHKQLDLNGFSWG
- the LOC140886549 gene encoding myb-related protein 2-like isoform X5, with translation MGIQGLTLYHLKSHLQKYRLGKNLHGQVNDGSNKAATGQIMTEANIMQMTDRNMATQTTNNIHLGEAIQMQIEVQRRLNDQLEVQRHLQLRIEAQGKYLQEVLEKAQETLGRQRMEGVVGLDVAKVQLSGLVSSTQCLNSNFSGIKELANMCLQQTQTAQPTNSVNDKLSACVGSTRDQEQYSSLEGLKPINFRAPTDPRENDSKSRLPKTKLRWHEDPKESRNYLSVENDNLDVTVDRETNPDNLSMRIGLQEGKWNSAGKFSLEMLKEADANARYFNQNTDGFKVEKKTSKQLERPVLSTKLDLNSSDENIVASSHKQLDLNGFSWG
- the LOC140886549 gene encoding myb-related protein 2-like isoform X2 is translated as MYHHPYHQGNIIHPSSRMSIPPERPLSFQGAKVTEDSGLVLSTDAKPRLKWTPDLHERFIKAVNQLGGAEKATPKSVLKVMGIQGLTLYHLKSHLQKYRLGKNLHGQVNDGSNKAATGQIMTEANIMQMTDRNMATQTTNNIHLGEAIQMQIEVQRRLNDQLEVQRHLQLRIEAQGKYLQEVLEKAQETLGRQRMEGVVGLDVAKVQLSGLVSSTQCLNSNFSGIKELANMCLQQTQTAQPTNSVNDKLSACVGSTRDQEQYSSLEGLKPINFRAPTDPRENDSKSRLPKTKLRWHEDPKESRNYLSVENDNLDVTVDRETNPDNLSMRIGLQEGKWNSAGKFSLEMLKEADANARYFNQNTDGFKVEKKTSKQLERPVLSTKLDLNSSDENIVASSHKQLDLNGFSWG
- the LOC140886549 gene encoding myb-related protein 2-like isoform X4, producing the protein MGIQGLTLYHLKSHLQQKYRLGKNLHGQVNDGSNKAATGQIMTEANIMQMTDRNMATQTTNNIHLGEAIQMQIEVQRRLNDQLEVQRHLQLRIEAQGKYLQEVLEKAQETLGRQRMEGVVGLDVAKVQLSGLVSSTQCLNSNFSGIKELANMCLQQTQTAQPTNSVNDKLSACVGSTRDQEQYSSLEGLKPINFRAPTDPRENDSKSRLPKTKLRWHEDPKESRNYLSVENDNLDVTVDRETNPDNLSMRIGLQEGKWNSAGKFSLEMLKEADANARYFNQNTDGFKVEKKTSKQLERPVLSTKLDLNSSDENIVASSHKQLDLNGFSWG
- the LOC140886549 gene encoding myb-related protein 2-like isoform X1; translated protein: MYHHPYHQGNIIHPSSRMSIPPERPLSFQGAKVTEDSGLVLSTDAKPRLKWTPDLHERFIKAVNQLGGAEKATPKSVLKVMGIQGLTLYHLKSHLQQKYRLGKNLHGQVNDGSNKAATGQIMTEANIMQMTDRNMATQTTNNIHLGEAIQMQIEVQRRLNDQLEVQRHLQLRIEAQGKYLQEVLEKAQETLGRQRMEGVVGLDVAKVQLSGLVSSTQCLNSNFSGIKELANMCLQQTQTAQPTNSVNDKLSACVGSTRDQEQYSSLEGLKPINFRAPTDPRENDSKSRLPKTKLRWHEDPKESRNYLSVENDNLDVTVDRETNPDNLSMRIGLQEGKWNSAGKFSLEMLKEADANARYFNQNTDGFKVEKKTSKQLERPVLSTKLDLNSSDENIVASSHKQLDLNGFSWG